Proteins encoded in a region of the Phoenix dactylifera cultivar Barhee BC4 chromosome 3, palm_55x_up_171113_PBpolish2nd_filt_p, whole genome shotgun sequence genome:
- the LOC103702191 gene encoding probable NOT transcription complex subunit VIP2 isoform X1 — protein sequence MSGLLNSTLNGSTSNLPDSTGRPFTSSFSAQSATTPGFHHSGGLQGLHNIHGSFNIPNMASSLASRNAAMSGVPSSGVQQPGGNISSGRFASNNIPVALSQISHGSGVTNRGGINIVGSPAFSSSMSGVGGSIPGISSSSATAGNRSSVPGLGVSPILGNVGPRITSSIGNMVGGGSMGRSISSGGLSVPGLASRVNLAANSGAGNLNVQGPNRLMGGMLQQAPQMLGMLGNSYPTSGGSLLQSQIQGGNNALSSMGMLNDLNSNDGSPFDMNDFPQLTGRPSSAGGPQGQLGSMRKQGVGVNSIVQQTQEFSIQNEDFPALPGFKGGSSDFSVDLHQKEQLQENVPMMQSQHFSMARSSGFSLGGTYPSNRQQQQQHAAAVSSAGVTYSPGNNQDLIHLHGSDLFPSSHGTYHSQMQNSGPPGIGLRSLCSPNAASGMGAYEQLIQQYQQPHNQSQFWQQQMSAVNQSYRDQSLKSMQGIQTAPDRFGLLGLLSVIRMNDPDLTSLALGIDLTTLGLNLNSSDNLHKTFGSPWSDEPARGEPEYCIPSCYCAKQPPPLQQGYFSRFNPLTLFYIFYSMPKDEAQLYAASELYSRGWFYHKEHQLWFTRANVEPLVKTQTYERGTYVCFDPNTWETRTKENFVLQYEAVDKKPTLPSARPLT from the exons ATGTCCGGGTTGCTTAAT TCAACACTTAATGGTTCAACATCAAATCTTCCTGACTCAACTGGCAGGCCTTTCACATCTTCATTTTCCGCTCAATCTGCAACAACTCCAGGTTTTCATCACTCTG GTGGTCTGCAAGGGCTACACAACATCCACGGAAGCTTTAACATTCCAAACATGGCAAGCTCACTTGCATCCAGGAATGCGGCAATGAGTGGCGTCCCATCAAGTGGTGTTCAGCAACCAGGAGGAAACATATCTAGTGGACGATTCGCATCAAACAATATTCCAGTTGCTTTGTCTCAG ATTTCACATGGTTCCGGGGTAACCAATAGAGGGGGCATTAACATTGTAGGAAGCCCTGCTTTTAGTAGCAGTATGAGTGGAGTTGGTGGTTCAATACCTGGGATTTCCTCGAGCTCTGCTACTGCTGGCAACCGTAGTTCTGTTCCTGGGTTGGGTGTATCTCCAATTTTAGGGAATGTAGGTCCTCGAATAACAAGCTCAATAGGGAACATGGTTGGTGGAGGAAGCATGGGAAGAAGCATAAGCTCTGGAGGATTGTCTGTTCCTGGCCTTGCTTCTCGTGTAAATTTAGCTGCTAATAGTGGAGCAGGGAACCTTAATGTACAGGGACCCAACAGGCTGATGGGCGGCATGCTTCAACAAG CACCTCAAATGCTTGGTATGCTTGGGAACTCTTATCCTACTTCTGGAGGATCATTATTGCAGAGTCAAATACAAGGAGGGAATAATGCATTAAGCTCTATGGGGATGTTAAATGATCTCAACTCCAATGATGGTTCTCCCTTTGACATGAATGATTTTCCTCAATTGACTGGGAGACCCAGTTCAGCTGGAGGGCCACAAGGACAATTGG GTTCAATGCGCAAGCAAGGAGTTGGTGTTAACTCCATTGTCCAACAAACCCAGGAATTTAGCATCCAAAATGAAGATTTTCCAGCTTTGCCTGGATTTAAAG GTGGCAGCTCAGATTTTTCTGTCGATTTGCATCAGAAGGAACAACTTCAAGAGAATGTTCCTATGATGCAGTCACAGCATTTCAGT ATGgcaagatcttctggatttagcTTAGGAGGGACTTACCCATCTAACCGTCAGCAACAACAGCAGCATGCTGCAGCGGTCAGTAGTGCTGGGGTCACATATTCACCTGGAAACAATCAAGATCTTATCCATCTACATGGATCTGATTTATTTCCATCTTCTCATGGAACCTATCACTCCCAG ATGCAAAATAGTGGACCACCTGGCATTGGATTGAGATCATTATGCTCTCCAAATGCAGCTTCTGGCATGGGAGCATATGAGCAGCTCATTCAGCAATATCAACAGCCACATAATCAATCTCAATTTTGGCAGCAACAGATGTCTGCTGTTAATCAATCATACAGAGATCAGAGTCTGAAGTCCATGCAGGGGATACAAACTGCTCCTGATCGGTTTGGCTTACTGGGCTTGTTAAGTGTTATTAGGATGAATGATCCAGATCTGACATCCCTTGCTTTAGGAATTGACTTGACAACTTTAGGGTTGAATTTGAACTCATCAGATAATCTTCATAAGACATTTGGATCTCCATGGTCTGATGAGCCGGCCAGAGGAGAGCCTGAGTATTGCATTCCATCTTGTTATTGTGCCAAACAGCCACCTCCACTACAG CAAGGATATTTTTCACGGTTTAATCCATTGACACTGTTTTACATCTTTTACAG CATGCCAAAAGATGAAGCTCAACTTTATGCTGCTTCTGAACT GTACTCACGGGGATGGTTCTACCATAAAGAGCACCAACTATGGTTCACAAGAGCAAACGTGGAGCCTCTGGTTAAGACTCAGACGTATGAAAGGGGAACCTATGTCTGTTTCGATCCAAACACATGGGAAACTAGAACTAAG GAAAACTTTGTTCTCCAATACGAGGCAGTGGATAAGAAACCAACTCTTCCTTCCGCGCGCCCTTTAACATAA
- the LOC103702191 gene encoding probable NOT transcription complex subunit VIP2 isoform X3, with protein sequence MASSLASRNAAMSGVPSSGVQQPGGNISSGRFASNNIPVALSQISHGSGVTNRGGINIVGSPAFSSSMSGVGGSIPGISSSSATAGNRSSVPGLGVSPILGNVGPRITSSIGNMVGGGSMGRSISSGGLSVPGLASRVNLAANSGAGNLNVQGPNRLMGGMLQQAPQMLGMLGNSYPTSGGSLLQSQIQGGNNALSSMGMLNDLNSNDGSPFDMNDFPQLTGRPSSAGGPQGQLGSMRKQGVGVNSIVQQTQEFSIQNEDFPALPGFKGGSSDFSVDLHQKEQLQENVPMMQSQHFSMARSSGFSLGGTYPSNRQQQQQHAAAVSSAGVTYSPGNNQDLIHLHGSDLFPSSHGTYHSQMQNSGPPGIGLRSLCSPNAASGMGAYEQLIQQYQQPHNQSQFWQQQMSAVNQSYRDQSLKSMQGIQTAPDRFGLLGLLSVIRMNDPDLTSLALGIDLTTLGLNLNSSDNLHKTFGSPWSDEPARGEPEYCIPSCYCAKQPPPLQQGYFSRFNPLTLFYIFYSMPKDEAQLYAASELYSRGWFYHKEHQLWFTRANVEPLVKTQTYERGTYVCFDPNTWETRTKENFVLQYEAVDKKPTLPSARPLT encoded by the exons ATGGCAAGCTCACTTGCATCCAGGAATGCGGCAATGAGTGGCGTCCCATCAAGTGGTGTTCAGCAACCAGGAGGAAACATATCTAGTGGACGATTCGCATCAAACAATATTCCAGTTGCTTTGTCTCAG ATTTCACATGGTTCCGGGGTAACCAATAGAGGGGGCATTAACATTGTAGGAAGCCCTGCTTTTAGTAGCAGTATGAGTGGAGTTGGTGGTTCAATACCTGGGATTTCCTCGAGCTCTGCTACTGCTGGCAACCGTAGTTCTGTTCCTGGGTTGGGTGTATCTCCAATTTTAGGGAATGTAGGTCCTCGAATAACAAGCTCAATAGGGAACATGGTTGGTGGAGGAAGCATGGGAAGAAGCATAAGCTCTGGAGGATTGTCTGTTCCTGGCCTTGCTTCTCGTGTAAATTTAGCTGCTAATAGTGGAGCAGGGAACCTTAATGTACAGGGACCCAACAGGCTGATGGGCGGCATGCTTCAACAAG CACCTCAAATGCTTGGTATGCTTGGGAACTCTTATCCTACTTCTGGAGGATCATTATTGCAGAGTCAAATACAAGGAGGGAATAATGCATTAAGCTCTATGGGGATGTTAAATGATCTCAACTCCAATGATGGTTCTCCCTTTGACATGAATGATTTTCCTCAATTGACTGGGAGACCCAGTTCAGCTGGAGGGCCACAAGGACAATTGG GTTCAATGCGCAAGCAAGGAGTTGGTGTTAACTCCATTGTCCAACAAACCCAGGAATTTAGCATCCAAAATGAAGATTTTCCAGCTTTGCCTGGATTTAAAG GTGGCAGCTCAGATTTTTCTGTCGATTTGCATCAGAAGGAACAACTTCAAGAGAATGTTCCTATGATGCAGTCACAGCATTTCAGT ATGgcaagatcttctggatttagcTTAGGAGGGACTTACCCATCTAACCGTCAGCAACAACAGCAGCATGCTGCAGCGGTCAGTAGTGCTGGGGTCACATATTCACCTGGAAACAATCAAGATCTTATCCATCTACATGGATCTGATTTATTTCCATCTTCTCATGGAACCTATCACTCCCAG ATGCAAAATAGTGGACCACCTGGCATTGGATTGAGATCATTATGCTCTCCAAATGCAGCTTCTGGCATGGGAGCATATGAGCAGCTCATTCAGCAATATCAACAGCCACATAATCAATCTCAATTTTGGCAGCAACAGATGTCTGCTGTTAATCAATCATACAGAGATCAGAGTCTGAAGTCCATGCAGGGGATACAAACTGCTCCTGATCGGTTTGGCTTACTGGGCTTGTTAAGTGTTATTAGGATGAATGATCCAGATCTGACATCCCTTGCTTTAGGAATTGACTTGACAACTTTAGGGTTGAATTTGAACTCATCAGATAATCTTCATAAGACATTTGGATCTCCATGGTCTGATGAGCCGGCCAGAGGAGAGCCTGAGTATTGCATTCCATCTTGTTATTGTGCCAAACAGCCACCTCCACTACAG CAAGGATATTTTTCACGGTTTAATCCATTGACACTGTTTTACATCTTTTACAG CATGCCAAAAGATGAAGCTCAACTTTATGCTGCTTCTGAACT GTACTCACGGGGATGGTTCTACCATAAAGAGCACCAACTATGGTTCACAAGAGCAAACGTGGAGCCTCTGGTTAAGACTCAGACGTATGAAAGGGGAACCTATGTCTGTTTCGATCCAAACACATGGGAAACTAGAACTAAG GAAAACTTTGTTCTCCAATACGAGGCAGTGGATAAGAAACCAACTCTTCCTTCCGCGCGCCCTTTAACATAA
- the LOC103702191 gene encoding probable NOT transcription complex subunit VIP2 isoform X2, with amino-acid sequence MSGLLNSTLNGSTSNLPDSTGRPFTSSFSAQSATTPGFHHSGLHNIHGSFNIPNMASSLASRNAAMSGVPSSGVQQPGGNISSGRFASNNIPVALSQISHGSGVTNRGGINIVGSPAFSSSMSGVGGSIPGISSSSATAGNRSSVPGLGVSPILGNVGPRITSSIGNMVGGGSMGRSISSGGLSVPGLASRVNLAANSGAGNLNVQGPNRLMGGMLQQAPQMLGMLGNSYPTSGGSLLQSQIQGGNNALSSMGMLNDLNSNDGSPFDMNDFPQLTGRPSSAGGPQGQLGSMRKQGVGVNSIVQQTQEFSIQNEDFPALPGFKGGSSDFSVDLHQKEQLQENVPMMQSQHFSMARSSGFSLGGTYPSNRQQQQQHAAAVSSAGVTYSPGNNQDLIHLHGSDLFPSSHGTYHSQMQNSGPPGIGLRSLCSPNAASGMGAYEQLIQQYQQPHNQSQFWQQQMSAVNQSYRDQSLKSMQGIQTAPDRFGLLGLLSVIRMNDPDLTSLALGIDLTTLGLNLNSSDNLHKTFGSPWSDEPARGEPEYCIPSCYCAKQPPPLQQGYFSRFNPLTLFYIFYSMPKDEAQLYAASELYSRGWFYHKEHQLWFTRANVEPLVKTQTYERGTYVCFDPNTWETRTKENFVLQYEAVDKKPTLPSARPLT; translated from the exons ATGTCCGGGTTGCTTAAT TCAACACTTAATGGTTCAACATCAAATCTTCCTGACTCAACTGGCAGGCCTTTCACATCTTCATTTTCCGCTCAATCTGCAACAACTCCAGGTTTTCATCACTCTG GGCTACACAACATCCACGGAAGCTTTAACATTCCAAACATGGCAAGCTCACTTGCATCCAGGAATGCGGCAATGAGTGGCGTCCCATCAAGTGGTGTTCAGCAACCAGGAGGAAACATATCTAGTGGACGATTCGCATCAAACAATATTCCAGTTGCTTTGTCTCAG ATTTCACATGGTTCCGGGGTAACCAATAGAGGGGGCATTAACATTGTAGGAAGCCCTGCTTTTAGTAGCAGTATGAGTGGAGTTGGTGGTTCAATACCTGGGATTTCCTCGAGCTCTGCTACTGCTGGCAACCGTAGTTCTGTTCCTGGGTTGGGTGTATCTCCAATTTTAGGGAATGTAGGTCCTCGAATAACAAGCTCAATAGGGAACATGGTTGGTGGAGGAAGCATGGGAAGAAGCATAAGCTCTGGAGGATTGTCTGTTCCTGGCCTTGCTTCTCGTGTAAATTTAGCTGCTAATAGTGGAGCAGGGAACCTTAATGTACAGGGACCCAACAGGCTGATGGGCGGCATGCTTCAACAAG CACCTCAAATGCTTGGTATGCTTGGGAACTCTTATCCTACTTCTGGAGGATCATTATTGCAGAGTCAAATACAAGGAGGGAATAATGCATTAAGCTCTATGGGGATGTTAAATGATCTCAACTCCAATGATGGTTCTCCCTTTGACATGAATGATTTTCCTCAATTGACTGGGAGACCCAGTTCAGCTGGAGGGCCACAAGGACAATTGG GTTCAATGCGCAAGCAAGGAGTTGGTGTTAACTCCATTGTCCAACAAACCCAGGAATTTAGCATCCAAAATGAAGATTTTCCAGCTTTGCCTGGATTTAAAG GTGGCAGCTCAGATTTTTCTGTCGATTTGCATCAGAAGGAACAACTTCAAGAGAATGTTCCTATGATGCAGTCACAGCATTTCAGT ATGgcaagatcttctggatttagcTTAGGAGGGACTTACCCATCTAACCGTCAGCAACAACAGCAGCATGCTGCAGCGGTCAGTAGTGCTGGGGTCACATATTCACCTGGAAACAATCAAGATCTTATCCATCTACATGGATCTGATTTATTTCCATCTTCTCATGGAACCTATCACTCCCAG ATGCAAAATAGTGGACCACCTGGCATTGGATTGAGATCATTATGCTCTCCAAATGCAGCTTCTGGCATGGGAGCATATGAGCAGCTCATTCAGCAATATCAACAGCCACATAATCAATCTCAATTTTGGCAGCAACAGATGTCTGCTGTTAATCAATCATACAGAGATCAGAGTCTGAAGTCCATGCAGGGGATACAAACTGCTCCTGATCGGTTTGGCTTACTGGGCTTGTTAAGTGTTATTAGGATGAATGATCCAGATCTGACATCCCTTGCTTTAGGAATTGACTTGACAACTTTAGGGTTGAATTTGAACTCATCAGATAATCTTCATAAGACATTTGGATCTCCATGGTCTGATGAGCCGGCCAGAGGAGAGCCTGAGTATTGCATTCCATCTTGTTATTGTGCCAAACAGCCACCTCCACTACAG CAAGGATATTTTTCACGGTTTAATCCATTGACACTGTTTTACATCTTTTACAG CATGCCAAAAGATGAAGCTCAACTTTATGCTGCTTCTGAACT GTACTCACGGGGATGGTTCTACCATAAAGAGCACCAACTATGGTTCACAAGAGCAAACGTGGAGCCTCTGGTTAAGACTCAGACGTATGAAAGGGGAACCTATGTCTGTTTCGATCCAAACACATGGGAAACTAGAACTAAG GAAAACTTTGTTCTCCAATACGAGGCAGTGGATAAGAAACCAACTCTTCCTTCCGCGCGCCCTTTAACATAA